The Raphanus sativus cultivar WK10039 chromosome 6, ASM80110v3, whole genome shotgun sequence sequence GTCACGAGGCCTTGGGTAAATCTCGTGCTCTGGCTGGGGTTCCTCTTCATAAACCATTTGAGGTACATGAGGCCTTGGGAACAAAAGCTTAAGCCGAAAAGCATCCATCCCATTCAAGTAATAGTGGTGTAGCCGTTTGGCTCTTATGAACCCGAGTCTCCCATAGAGAGCCAACGCTCCTTTGTTCGACACTTCTGCCTCCAAGGCTACCTTCAATCATACACCAGtttcattaaatttataatGTGTAATCAAAAGGAGGTTTGCAGAGCAAATGCCACTCAAGAGAATCATTTCTAGAATGTTGACTTACTAATCAAATAACAGTTAAGTAATCACATATACGATTAACCAATGTTCATGAAATCGCTAGCCGGTAACTTTTAGTATTCGTTCTAAAAAAAAGTCGTCTAGTTTAGGCCCAATTTGCTGCCTAGGCAGGGGCTTAGGCTTTAGAACACTGCAAATAACTACTACTCTAGTAGGTGGGATCTTATCTAGAATTCTACTACCAGGTAAGGATCACACTCTAGTGTTACAAAAGTATCTTAAGTTCCCAttaagagagaagaaaaaaagagatgaatgaGAGCAAGCATATATACCTCTTCACAGCCTGACTCCATCATCACTTTTATTGATCTTGTTACAAGCTCTGTGGCTGTAAAAGcacaataagaaaaaaaaagttaacacaAACAACAGCATCCAAACTTAAGTGAGTGCATTGCTTTGGCAGTAGAACAATCACAATCAGAACCTGAGGACTGTTCAATCAGTAGTATGTAGAGACCTAGATATTTACCTAAGCCACGGCCACGATAGGGTTTGATGACAACCAACATGGCGATGTACCCTCTGTAGGTCTGTCGATGCTCTCCCATCTTACACACTACGGTTCCTATGCATTTACCTTTGTGAAACGCCTTAAaacagataaaaataaataagaagcTACTCTATCAGTTAAATCCATCAAAAACAAGAAGTAAAAAAGAGTAGTGTTAATAATACCAGGAAGCAGAGCTGAGGCCAGAGATAGACGAA is a genomic window containing:
- the LOC108809025 gene encoding N-alpha-acetyltransferase MAK3, whose product is MGDKEEFDEGEIEYTSYAGEHHLPLIMSLVDQELSEPYSIFTYRYFVYLWPQLCFLAFHKGKCIGTVVCKMGEHRQTYRGYIAMLVVIKPYRGRGLATELVTRSIKVMMESGCEEVALEAEVSNKGALALYGRLGFIRAKRLHHYYLNGMDAFRLKLLFPRPHVPQMVYEEEPQPEHEIYPRPRD